In Humulus lupulus chromosome 7, drHumLupu1.1, whole genome shotgun sequence, the following are encoded in one genomic region:
- the LOC133789759 gene encoding cation/H(+) antiporter 5-like — protein sequence MIKADPHDLNLNTKVSRANALLVLVITVSKFVFSLIPPKLSRMPFKDGLVIAFIMSYKGVVEMASYGIARDSKVIELEVYCFVMATVLVTAIVVPVSVRYLYNPKSRAVQKRFDPITNRPIQCQPTAKNWISNYDWIGSDDIFKNPILDRSVLG from the exons ATGATCAAAGCTGACCCACATGACCTCAATCTCAACACCAAAGTGTCTAGAGCCAATGCGCTTCTTGTGCTTGTGATTACTGTGTCCAAGTTTGTCTTCTCGTTGATACCTCCAAAGCTTAGTAGGATGCCTTTTAAGGATGGCTTGGTTATTGCCTTTATTATGTCCTATAAAGGGGTTGTGGAAATGGCCTCCTATGGTATTGCCAGAGATAGTAAG GTTATAGAACTGGAGGTGTACTGTTTTGTGATGGCAACGGTTTTGGTGACTGCAATCGTGGTGCCAGTATCCGTGCGTTACTTATACAATCCCAAGAGTAGGGCTGTGCAGAAACGATTCGATCCAATAacaaaccgaccgatccaatgtcaaccgaccgctaaaaattggatatccaattatgattggattggatcggatgatatttttaaaaatccaatattggatcggtcggttcttggatga